A window from Methylocystis sp. MJC1 encodes these proteins:
- the amoA gene encoding bacterial ammonia monooxygenase, subunit AmoA, with protein sequence MSQSKSGGAVGPFNSVAEAAGCVATTDWMLLVLLFFAVLGGYHVHFMLTAGDWDFWVDWKDRRMWPTVIPILGVTFCAASQAFWWVNFRLPFGAVFAALGLLIGEWINRYVNFWGWTYFPISLVFPSALIVPAIWLDVILLLSGSYVITAVVGSLGWGLLFYPNNWPAIAAFHQATEQHGQLMTLADLIGFHFVRTSMPEYIRMVERGTLRTFGKDVVPVAAFFSGFVSMMVYFLWWFMGRWYSTTKRIEQI encoded by the coding sequence ATGTCACAATCGAAAAGCGGGGGGGCGGTCGGTCCGTTCAACTCCGTCGCCGAGGCGGCGGGTTGCGTCGCGACGACGGACTGGATGCTTCTGGTTCTGCTGTTCTTTGCGGTCCTGGGCGGCTATCACGTCCACTTCATGCTGACGGCGGGCGACTGGGACTTCTGGGTTGACTGGAAGGATCGTCGTATGTGGCCGACGGTTATCCCGATCCTCGGCGTGACCTTCTGCGCGGCTTCGCAGGCTTTCTGGTGGGTCAACTTCCGTCTTCCGTTCGGCGCCGTTTTCGCGGCTCTGGGCCTTCTGATCGGCGAGTGGATCAACCGCTACGTCAACTTCTGGGGCTGGACCTACTTCCCGATCAGCCTCGTGTTCCCGTCTGCTCTGATCGTTCCGGCGATCTGGCTCGACGTGATCCTGCTCCTGTCGGGCTCCTATGTGATCACGGCGGTTGTCGGCTCGCTGGGCTGGGGTCTGCTGTTCTACCCGAACAACTGGCCGGCCATCGCCGCCTTCCACCAGGCGACCGAGCAGCATGGTCAGCTGATGACGCTGGCCGATCTGATCGGCTTCCACTTCGTCCGCACCTCGATGCCGGAATACATCCGTATGGTCGAGCGCGGCACGCTGCGCACCTTCGGTAAGGACGTTGTGCCGGTTGCGGCGTTCTTCTCGGGCTTCGTCTCGATGATGGTGTACTTCCTGTGGTGGTTCATGGGTCGCTGGTATTCCACGACCAAGCGGATCGAGCAGATCTAA
- the amoB gene encoding bacterial ammonia monooxygenase, subunit AmoB, translating to MKKLVKLAAFGAAAAVAATLGAVAPASAHGEKSQQAFLRMRTLNWYDVQWSKTTVNVNEDMVLSGKVHVFSAWPQAVANPKVSFLNAGEPGPVLVRTAQFIGEQFAPRSVSLEVGKDYAFSLNLRGRRAGRWHVHAQINVEGGGPIIGPGQWIEIKGDMKDFTDPVTLLDGSTVDLENYGISRVYAWHLPWLAVGAAWILFWFIRKGIIASYLRVAEGRPDDVIGDDDRRIGAIVLALTILATIVGYAVTNSTFPRTIPLQAGLQKPLTPIETEGTVGVGKEQVTTELNGGVYKVPGRELTINVKVKNGTSQPVRLGEYTAAGLRFLNPTVFTQKPDFPDYLLADRGLSNDDVIAPGESKEIVVKIQDARWDIERLSDLAYDTDSQVGGLLFFFTPDGKRFAAEIGGPVIPKFVAGDMP from the coding sequence ATGAAAAAGCTAGTCAAGCTCGCCGCCTTCGGCGCGGCGGCTGCTGTGGCGGCGACGCTCGGAGCGGTCGCTCCGGCCTCGGCGCACGGCGAGAAGTCCCAGCAGGCGTTCCTTCGTATGCGCACGCTGAACTGGTATGACGTTCAGTGGTCGAAGACGACGGTCAACGTCAACGAGGACATGGTCCTGTCCGGCAAGGTTCACGTCTTCTCGGCGTGGCCGCAGGCGGTCGCCAATCCGAAGGTGTCGTTCCTGAACGCCGGCGAGCCCGGCCCGGTTCTGGTCCGCACGGCTCAGTTCATCGGCGAGCAGTTCGCTCCTCGCTCGGTGTCTCTGGAGGTCGGCAAGGACTACGCCTTCTCGCTCAACCTGCGCGGTCGTCGCGCCGGCCGTTGGCACGTTCACGCTCAGATCAACGTCGAAGGCGGCGGCCCGATCATCGGACCCGGCCAGTGGATCGAGATCAAGGGCGACATGAAGGACTTCACCGATCCGGTGACGCTCCTCGACGGCTCGACGGTCGACCTCGAGAACTACGGCATCAGCCGCGTTTACGCGTGGCATCTGCCGTGGCTGGCGGTTGGCGCCGCCTGGATCCTGTTCTGGTTCATCCGGAAGGGCATCATCGCCTCGTATCTCCGTGTTGCTGAAGGCCGTCCTGACGACGTCATCGGCGATGACGACCGCCGCATTGGCGCGATCGTTCTCGCTCTGACGATCCTGGCGACGATTGTCGGCTATGCGGTGACGAACTCGACCTTCCCGCGCACGATCCCGCTTCAGGCCGGCTTGCAGAAGCCGCTGACGCCGATCGAGACGGAAGGCACCGTGGGCGTGGGCAAGGAGCAGGTGACGACCGAGCTGAACGGCGGCGTCTACAAGGTTCCGGGCCGCGAGCTGACGATCAACGTGAAGGTCAAGAACGGCACGTCGCAGCCGGTTCGCCTCGGCGAATATACGGCGGCTGGCCTGCGCTTCCTGAACCCGACCGTGTTCACGCAGAAGCCTGACTTCCCGGATTACCTGCTTGCTGACCGTGGTCTGTCGAACGACGACGTGATTGCGCCCGGCGAGTCCAAGGAAATCGTCGTGAAGATCCAGGACGCGCGTTGGGACATCGAGCGTCTTTCGGACCTCGCCTACGACACGGACAGCCAGGTCGGCGGTCTGCTGTTCTTCTTCACGCCGGACGGCAAGCGCTTTGCGGCTGAAATCGGCGGCCCGGTTATTCCGAAGTTCGTCGCCGGCGACATGCCCTAA
- a CDS encoding copper resistance CopC family protein — MKGRSIFSRRAAVFAVASALAVGIVAPASAHSFLVEATPSSKDHVATSPKIIKLRFGGGVEPKYSKLTIEDTSGKVLGSGAAGTPDKPRELSMDGPELAAGKYVVRYRVLSTDGHIVEGNYEFTVDPK, encoded by the coding sequence ATGAAGGGTCGGTCTATATTCTCGCGGCGCGCCGCCGTTTTCGCTGTGGCCTCGGCGTTGGCCGTCGGCATCGTCGCGCCGGCCAGCGCGCATTCGTTCCTTGTCGAGGCGACGCCGTCCTCGAAGGACCATGTCGCGACCTCTCCCAAGATTATCAAGCTGCGTTTCGGCGGCGGCGTGGAGCCGAAATATTCCAAGCTGACGATCGAGGATACGAGCGGAAAGGTGCTCGGCTCGGGCGCCGCCGGGACGCCCGACAAACCGCGCGAGCTGTCCATGGACGGGCCGGAACTCGCCGCTGGCAAATATGTCGTGCGCTATCGCGTGCTGTCCACGGACGGCCATATCGTCGAAGGAAACTACGAATTCACGGTCGATCCGAAGTAG
- a CDS encoding CopD family protein, with protein sequence MYLSLAFIRFLESLPSALAVGLLLLPRLIGEDGGRFKPWVAGAAVFRALIGFTLLYLTARAIIPAERPIDATVLQEFAFGTSVGKAWVGTQILAFVFAGMTIARLFSSSDLLDRLTLWTGVGVLAVVSVTGHAIDDGLPLWTQLSFLLHTAAGLTWLGGLLGLIWWMFTAHHKPPAIAAKLAERWSRVAKVAIALVAVTGVAMAYENVGSVPNMLATPYGRLLTLKLALLAAVLLCALAIVRYMRKRPLEEFDVAWVGKIGSLEAVFGVGLLAIAGYIAVITPASHETNLYWPLPFRLSYIATWGQKPIFPSPIWWWAIGAGILAIAAALIWWTPATREKRLYAAPAAAIAALFCLAVSFSTEAYTDTYNDPTQDFTAESVARAMTNFQENCVSCHGPIGEGNGPMAKDLKNKAGLPIQPADLTAPHVGTHTIGDIFHWLTFGGQSGVMPSFAHVFDVDDRWDMINYLLMLSSTNQSRFIGPQAMVQWLVAPDFALIDPREEVTTLFKLRGKPTLLSFARCTGGEGEKELDASLLKADAAAKSAGVNHVTVYSGDCPAAAKGREALHAAAVEKAYSIINRYPNVPYTTEISQAHFLIDRSGYVRARFKQFGEDDGSATQFAAQAAMMANEPLIEINLHSH encoded by the coding sequence ATGTATCTTTCTCTCGCATTCATACGCTTTCTCGAGAGCCTTCCGTCGGCGCTTGCGGTCGGTCTGCTGCTTTTGCCGCGGCTGATCGGCGAGGACGGGGGACGCTTCAAGCCCTGGGTCGCGGGGGCGGCGGTCTTTCGCGCGCTCATCGGATTTACGCTGCTTTATCTTACCGCCCGCGCGATTATTCCGGCGGAGCGGCCGATCGACGCCACTGTGCTTCAGGAGTTCGCCTTCGGCACCAGCGTGGGCAAGGCTTGGGTCGGCACGCAGATTCTCGCCTTCGTTTTTGCGGGAATGACGATCGCCCGGCTGTTTTCATCGTCCGATCTCCTCGATCGCCTCACGCTCTGGACCGGCGTCGGCGTCCTCGCCGTCGTTTCGGTCACGGGCCACGCCATCGACGACGGTCTGCCGCTCTGGACGCAACTCAGCTTCCTGCTGCATACGGCGGCCGGGCTCACCTGGCTGGGCGGACTTCTCGGCCTGATCTGGTGGATGTTCACGGCGCATCACAAGCCGCCGGCGATTGCAGCCAAACTCGCCGAGCGCTGGTCGAGGGTCGCCAAAGTCGCCATTGCGCTTGTGGCGGTGACCGGCGTCGCCATGGCCTATGAGAATGTCGGCAGCGTGCCGAACATGCTCGCGACGCCCTATGGGCGGCTTTTGACGCTGAAGCTGGCGTTGCTCGCCGCCGTGCTGCTCTGCGCGCTCGCCATTGTGCGTTACATGCGTAAGCGCCCGCTCGAGGAATTCGATGTCGCCTGGGTCGGCAAGATTGGAAGCCTGGAAGCGGTCTTCGGCGTCGGGCTATTGGCCATCGCCGGTTATATCGCGGTGATCACGCCGGCGTCGCATGAGACCAATCTTTATTGGCCCTTGCCCTTTCGCCTGTCTTACATCGCGACATGGGGGCAAAAGCCGATCTTCCCCTCGCCGATCTGGTGGTGGGCCATCGGCGCCGGGATTCTGGCGATTGCCGCCGCGCTCATCTGGTGGACGCCGGCGACGCGTGAGAAGCGTCTCTACGCCGCGCCGGCGGCGGCGATCGCCGCGCTGTTCTGCCTGGCCGTATCCTTCTCCACGGAGGCCTATACCGACACCTACAACGATCCGACGCAGGATTTCACCGCCGAGTCGGTCGCTCGCGCCATGACGAACTTTCAGGAGAACTGCGTCTCTTGCCACGGCCCGATCGGCGAGGGCAATGGGCCCATGGCGAAGGATTTGAAGAACAAGGCCGGGCTGCCGATTCAGCCGGCCGATCTCACGGCGCCGCATGTCGGCACGCATACGATCGGCGACATTTTCCACTGGCTGACCTTTGGCGGCCAGAGTGGGGTCATGCCGAGCTTCGCCCATGTTTTCGACGTGGACGACCGCTGGGACATGATCAACTATCTCCTGATGCTCTCCAGCACGAACCAGTCGCGCTTCATCGGCCCGCAGGCCATGGTGCAATGGCTCGTCGCGCCGGATTTCGCGCTGATCGATCCGCGGGAGGAGGTGACGACCCTCTTCAAGCTGCGCGGCAAGCCGACGCTTTTGTCCTTCGCGCGCTGCACGGGCGGCGAAGGAGAAAAGGAGCTCGACGCAAGTTTGCTGAAGGCCGACGCGGCCGCGAAGTCGGCGGGCGTGAATCATGTCACCGTCTATAGCGGCGATTGTCCCGCGGCGGCGAAGGGTCGCGAAGCGCTCCACGCGGCGGCGGTCGAGAAAGCCTATTCGATCATCAACCGTTATCCGAACGTGCCTTATACGACCGAGATTTCGCAGGCGCATTTCCTCATCGATCGCTCGGGCTATGTGCGCGCGCGATTCAAGCAATTCGGCGAGGATGACGGAAGCGCGACGCAATTCGCCGCTCAGGCCGCCATGATGGCCAATGAGCCGCTGATCGAGATCAACCTGCACTCGCATTGA
- a CDS encoding copper chaperone PCu(A)C produces MIIKRRDLLATGGSLLAGAFFGVFAPARSAKAHEYEVGKLKVEHPWLRAPADGQKDATFYAFIHNDGDTPDKLIGVKVEKFEKAVIHGDPKHLDLETPVVLPPKTKTTLAPGSIYVALIGAKKHLEVGWGLEMTLVFEKAGEVVIDAAIDAPDALHAHDAEAMERWEKAHNKDTSGPKDAGHDHHGHEHHHDMDKH; encoded by the coding sequence ATGATCATCAAGCGGCGTGATCTTCTGGCGACGGGTGGCTCATTGCTCGCCGGCGCATTTTTCGGAGTCTTTGCTCCGGCCCGTTCGGCCAAGGCGCATGAATATGAGGTCGGCAAGCTCAAGGTCGAGCACCCGTGGCTGCGCGCCCCGGCCGACGGACAGAAAGATGCGACCTTCTACGCTTTCATACACAATGACGGCGATACGCCCGACAAGCTCATCGGCGTGAAGGTCGAGAAGTTCGAGAAAGCGGTGATTCACGGCGACCCGAAGCATCTCGACCTCGAGACCCCTGTGGTCCTGCCTCCCAAGACGAAGACCACGCTCGCGCCGGGCAGCATTTACGTCGCGCTGATCGGGGCCAAGAAGCATTTGGAGGTCGGCTGGGGTCTCGAAATGACGCTTGTTTTCGAGAAGGCTGGCGAGGTCGTGATCGACGCGGCGATCGACGCGCCCGACGCCCTGCATGCGCATGACGCCGAGGCCATGGAGCGCTGGGAAAAGGCCCACAACAAGGACACGTCCGGGCCAAAGGACGCTGGCCATGACCATCACGGCCACGAGCATCACCACGACATGGATAAGCACTGA
- a CDS encoding glycosyltransferase family 87 protein, which translates to MLARIRSGDWLTAERLRVYPLILLAIFSATALWAIVTSHDRMGPNNLPLGSDFSQVWVAGHKVLSGDPEAPFDIARHAEAQRKEFGPETGIFGWHYPPYFLALAALFATLPYLPALALWQIGTLALYLVPIVAILGKSGVPRRSALIAALAFPAVIVNLGHGQNGFLTAALLGGGFLLLDRRPLAAGALFALLAYKPQFALALPLALLIGRHWRALWSAAATLAAMTVMSLAAFGATSWRAFFESLAFTRKVVEEGGPGFEKIQSIFAAVRLLGGDIPTAYFWQGSATFSALAGLVWVLRSQADARVKAAATIETMLLSTPYLLDYDLMALAPALALLVSRGIDRGFRPYEKTALAFAYVAPLVARPAAAALGLPIGVAALVLLYCATTRASQASEQGQDAEDLAETEAQDLDRAANQRSFLPPINQTRAGC; encoded by the coding sequence CGACGGCGCTCTGGGCGATCGTGACCTCGCATGACCGCATGGGACCCAACAATCTCCCACTCGGTTCGGATTTCAGCCAGGTATGGGTCGCGGGCCATAAGGTTCTCTCCGGAGATCCCGAGGCGCCATTCGACATCGCTCGACACGCCGAAGCGCAGCGCAAAGAATTCGGCCCCGAGACAGGGATCTTCGGCTGGCATTACCCACCCTATTTCCTGGCGCTCGCCGCGCTTTTCGCGACCCTGCCCTATCTGCCGGCGCTTGCCCTATGGCAGATCGGGACGCTTGCGCTCTATCTCGTTCCGATTGTCGCCATACTGGGCAAATCCGGCGTCCCCCGCCGTAGCGCGCTCATCGCGGCGCTCGCCTTTCCCGCCGTCATCGTCAATCTCGGACATGGGCAGAACGGCTTCCTCACCGCCGCGCTCCTCGGAGGCGGCTTCCTTCTCCTCGATCGGCGCCCGCTTGCGGCCGGCGCCCTTTTCGCCCTTCTCGCCTATAAGCCGCAATTCGCGCTCGCCCTCCCGCTCGCCCTCCTCATTGGCCGCCACTGGCGCGCACTCTGGAGCGCCGCCGCGACTCTTGCAGCCATGACGGTAATGAGCCTGGCCGCTTTCGGCGCAACGAGCTGGCGGGCCTTCTTCGAGAGCCTCGCCTTCACCCGCAAGGTCGTCGAGGAAGGCGGCCCGGGCTTCGAAAAGATCCAGAGCATTTTCGCCGCTGTTCGGCTGCTGGGCGGCGACATTCCGACCGCCTATTTCTGGCAGGGGTCAGCGACCTTCAGTGCGCTCGCCGGGCTCGTATGGGTGCTGCGCTCCCAGGCTGACGCCAGGGTAAAAGCGGCCGCGACCATAGAAACAATGCTGCTCTCGACGCCCTATCTACTGGACTACGACTTGATGGCGCTCGCCCCAGCGTTGGCTCTACTGGTCTCGCGGGGGATCGACAGAGGCTTCCGCCCTTACGAAAAAACGGCGCTCGCGTTCGCCTATGTCGCCCCGCTCGTCGCTCGCCCCGCGGCCGCGGCGCTCGGGCTTCCAATCGGCGTCGCGGCGCTCGTGCTGCTCTATTGCGCGACCACGCGCGCCTCGCAGGCCTCGGAGCAAGGGCAAGATGCCGAGGATTTGGCAGAAACGGAGGCGCAGGACCTCGATCGAGCCGCGAATCAGCGGTCGTTTTTGCCGCCGATTAACCAAACTCGGGCGGGCTGTTAA